A genomic window from Pirellulaceae bacterium includes:
- a CDS encoding ComEC/Rec2 family competence protein translates to MPNGWISPFFSRPSCWVVVLFTFSGGILADYCLEIACEWSWSIGLLSLMGGWGSCRSPKMFTGLILLAIACCGAGWHHLYWNFYDTRDISRYATGNLVATGIPISVRATVENSPVFFLPDDPIAMTRTQFRVRAHAITGPPQQLLSGTQLVTVLGQLTGIRAGDDVQITGRLRAIPSPKNPGERDRARHFRAQRQLSQLEVPHPECVVLIRHAPGFRHWLAHFRGWCSWTLRQYLPHETAPTASALLLGQRGSLTTHQRDSFFRTGTMHLLVVSGLHVGIVASLILFASRVGLLPGRHHVVYTMVLVACYAVLAEARPPVLRACLLIQIVCFGWLNYRRIAPFNSLSVAALVILLRNPCELFQIGTQLSFLAVTALSIAGKSWFNGPPQDPLDRLIWRRRSMGWKLGRRVTTGVASMLLASTMVWLVTLPLVAKNFHIFCPISILLSVVLWLPIAISLYSALGVLILHVLFPPLAVVSGSLCGWQLQLLLGIVAKADEWPCSHYWLAGPGISWICLFYSALMVLICHPTARNSRRAWLLFGTFFLIVFVAEAKLTNGRKREQLRCTIISVGHGSCVLLEFPDGTNTLYDAGKLGASKTGIDIVSRLLWSRGISRIDSVIVSHADLDHYNLVPEIIDRFAVRAIYTSPHAHRRRPALHRLHLAAAQHGVEWNEIQEGDLFLHENCRVKVLHPPPVNTEPNHQQEGERVITDNEMSIVLQIDYCQRTILLPGDIEKSGLERLLNRYLVDVDVLLSPHHGSQNSSPDRFADWCVPEWIIISSGNPASYHSHQSISERLGCQIFHTAIHGAIEITADADRLRVCGFLSPTARPPETSDFGIPP, encoded by the coding sequence ATGCCGAACGGATGGATCTCGCCGTTTTTCTCCCGCCCCAGTTGCTGGGTCGTTGTGCTTTTCACCTTCAGCGGGGGAATCTTAGCCGACTATTGCCTCGAAATCGCGTGTGAATGGAGTTGGTCGATTGGATTGCTGAGTTTGATGGGTGGCTGGGGCAGCTGCCGATCCCCGAAAATGTTCACTGGGTTAATCCTGCTAGCAATCGCCTGTTGCGGAGCAGGCTGGCATCATCTGTATTGGAATTTTTACGACACTCGGGATATTTCCCGATATGCGACTGGCAACCTAGTCGCGACAGGAATTCCCATCTCCGTCCGCGCAACAGTAGAAAATAGTCCCGTTTTTTTTCTGCCAGACGACCCGATCGCGATGACTCGCACCCAATTCCGAGTCCGCGCCCACGCGATCACCGGCCCCCCCCAACAGCTCCTCTCAGGAACCCAATTAGTGACCGTACTCGGACAATTGACGGGCATTCGAGCGGGCGACGATGTGCAAATCACCGGTAGACTACGTGCAATCCCCTCGCCAAAGAATCCGGGTGAACGTGATCGCGCAAGACACTTTCGAGCCCAGAGACAACTGAGCCAACTCGAAGTACCTCATCCAGAATGTGTCGTCCTGATCCGTCATGCTCCCGGCTTTCGACACTGGCTGGCACATTTCCGAGGATGGTGTTCCTGGACGCTTCGGCAGTATCTGCCCCACGAGACAGCCCCAACCGCGAGTGCCTTACTGCTGGGGCAACGAGGCTCGTTAACCACCCACCAGCGGGACAGCTTTTTCCGTACCGGGACGATGCACCTGCTCGTCGTCTCTGGCCTCCACGTCGGTATCGTCGCTTCATTGATTCTGTTTGCGAGCCGAGTCGGGTTGTTGCCCGGACGGCATCACGTCGTCTACACCATGGTTTTGGTCGCATGCTACGCAGTTCTTGCGGAGGCAAGACCTCCGGTGCTGAGGGCCTGCTTGCTCATTCAAATCGTCTGCTTCGGATGGCTGAACTACCGTCGAATCGCTCCCTTCAATAGCTTGTCCGTTGCCGCCCTGGTGATCCTACTCCGAAACCCTTGTGAACTGTTCCAAATCGGCACACAACTCTCATTCTTAGCGGTTACCGCGCTCTCCATCGCAGGAAAAAGCTGGTTCAACGGCCCCCCTCAAGATCCGCTGGATCGTTTGATCTGGAGACGTCGTTCGATGGGCTGGAAGCTAGGAAGAAGAGTCACAACGGGAGTGGCAAGCATGCTGCTCGCCAGCACGATGGTTTGGCTGGTAACCCTCCCGCTCGTTGCAAAAAACTTTCATATCTTCTGCCCAATTTCAATCCTACTAAGCGTTGTCTTATGGCTACCAATTGCAATTAGTTTGTACTCTGCCTTGGGCGTTTTGATTTTGCACGTGCTCTTTCCGCCGCTGGCAGTCGTCAGCGGATCACTGTGCGGATGGCAGCTCCAACTGTTGCTGGGCATCGTGGCAAAAGCAGACGAGTGGCCCTGCAGTCACTACTGGCTGGCGGGCCCGGGCATTTCTTGGATTTGTTTATTTTACTCGGCTTTGATGGTACTTATCTGCCACCCCACGGCACGGAATTCCCGGCGTGCTTGGCTACTGTTTGGGACCTTTTTTCTGATCGTCTTTGTGGCTGAAGCAAAGTTGACAAACGGTCGAAAGAGGGAGCAATTGCGGTGCACCATCATCTCAGTCGGCCACGGCAGCTGTGTTCTCCTTGAATTCCCCGATGGAACAAATACGCTCTATGATGCCGGCAAACTCGGGGCCTCAAAAACTGGAATCGATATCGTCTCGCGCCTCCTTTGGTCGCGAGGCATCAGCAGAATCGACTCGGTGATCGTCTCGCATGCAGACCTTGATCACTACAATTTAGTTCCAGAAATCATCGATCGTTTTGCCGTGCGGGCGATTTACACCAGCCCCCATGCGCACCGACGTCGCCCGGCTCTGCATCGCTTGCATCTCGCAGCAGCCCAACATGGCGTCGAATGGAACGAGATCCAGGAGGGCGATCTGTTTCTACATGAAAACTGCCGAGTCAAAGTACTGCATCCACCCCCAGTGAATACCGAGCCAAACCATCAGCAGGAAGGGGAGCGGGTGATTACTGACAATGAAATGAGTATTGTGCTGCAAATCGATTACTGCCAGCGTACCATTCTCTTACCAGGTGACATTGAGAAGAGCGGCCTCGAACGTCTACTGAATCGATACTTGGTCGACGTCGACGTCCTGCTGTCACCTCACCATGGCAGCCAAAATAGCAGCCCCGATCGGTTCGCCGATTGGTGCGTCCCCGAATGGATCATCATCAGCAGCGGAAATCCTGCTTCCTACCACAGCCACCAATCAATCTCCGAACGACTTGGCTGCCAAATTTTCCATACGGCTATTCATGGCGCCATCGAAATCACAGCAGACGCGGACCGGCTGCGCGTCTGCGGTTTTTTGTCGCCCACCGCAAGACCGCCTGAGACGTCAGACTTTGGCATACCGCCATAA
- a CDS encoding Gfo/Idh/MocA family oxidoreductase: protein MNRIWKVAGVNFDHFHMGDLLRMVFDHPQAEIVGVCDQQLDRMGDAIRNFDIGKDQVFTDVDACLETTRPDLVILCPATADHAEWVERVAPHQVHVLLEKPFAASIADADRIVEAMRSTGRQLAINWPLRWYASHVTCHRLITEDRIGDVQEVHYYDGNRGPLWHGADKIEHEPSAAEKDASWFYKHQSGGGSLLDYLGYGTTLGTWFQGNRKPLEVTCMTDRSAGLEVDEHSITIARYEHGLSKFETRWGTFTDPWTHQPQPKCGFVVKGSEGTISSYDMESQVRLQTRANPAGEDVSAEALVAPFSNPVEYFLHCLERESAIAGPLSADVSRIGQQIVDTAFQSAEHGRTLKLLNA from the coding sequence ATGAATCGAATTTGGAAAGTTGCCGGCGTCAACTTTGATCACTTTCACATGGGGGATTTGTTGCGGATGGTGTTCGACCACCCGCAAGCTGAGATTGTTGGTGTGTGTGACCAGCAATTGGATCGAATGGGCGATGCAATTCGCAACTTCGATATTGGCAAAGATCAAGTCTTTACCGATGTGGATGCTTGTTTGGAGACGACTCGACCGGATCTTGTGATTCTTTGTCCCGCGACGGCAGACCATGCCGAATGGGTTGAGCGGGTGGCACCCCATCAAGTGCACGTGCTGCTTGAAAAGCCCTTTGCCGCTTCGATTGCGGACGCCGATCGGATTGTGGAAGCGATGCGATCGACAGGGCGACAATTGGCGATCAATTGGCCCCTGCGATGGTATGCTTCCCACGTCACGTGTCATCGGTTGATTACCGAAGATCGAATCGGTGATGTACAGGAGGTGCATTATTACGATGGCAATCGAGGCCCCTTGTGGCACGGAGCGGACAAGATTGAACACGAGCCTTCTGCGGCTGAAAAAGATGCGAGCTGGTTTTACAAACACCAGTCTGGAGGAGGTTCACTTCTGGACTATCTGGGGTACGGAACCACTTTGGGTACGTGGTTTCAAGGGAATCGCAAGCCTTTGGAAGTAACCTGTATGACGGACCGCTCTGCCGGTCTTGAGGTCGACGAGCACAGCATCACGATTGCCCGATACGAGCATGGCTTATCCAAGTTTGAAACGCGATGGGGGACATTTACGGATCCCTGGACGCATCAGCCTCAACCCAAGTGTGGATTTGTGGTCAAGGGTAGCGAGGGAACAATCAGTAGTTACGACATGGAGTCGCAGGTTCGTCTGCAAACGCGAGCGAATCCAGCAGGAGAAGATGTTTCTGCGGAGGCTTTGGTCGCACCATTTTCGAATCCAGTTGAGTATTTTCTTCATTGCCTCGAGCGAGAATCAGCGATTGCTGGCCCGCTATCAGCCGACGTTTCTCGTATTGGACAGCAGATCGTTGATACGGCGTTTCAAAGCGCCGAACACGGACGCACGCTCAAGCTACTGAACGCTTGA
- a CDS encoding Gfo/Idh/MocA family oxidoreductase, which yields MGSEDSSYGLSHVPDAEAVRGPELDYLPTMPTDYRPKIGLIGAGGISEYHLRAYQVMGLDVVAICDLDESRAIARRDAFYPDAMVTDDYRRVLAIDEIEVVDITTHPIERVPILDAALKARKHVLSQKPFVEDLDDGERLVELAEQQGVKLAVNQNGRWAPHFRYLTLAVRHGVVGTVSSIDFAMQWDHTWTAGTTFEEIHHLLLYDFAIHWFDIATVLMEGQEPERIFATVRHADYQQVKPPFLAQAVVDFPTAQVHLGLNAHVVWGQEDQTTIVGQAGTLRATGPSLNEQRVQLWTEAGYSPIQLAGCWFENGFQGTMGELLLAIEQDREPENSARSVLKSLELCFAALASADRGEAVRPGEVRCI from the coding sequence ATGGGGTCAGAAGATTCTTCGTATGGTCTGAGTCACGTTCCTGACGCTGAGGCTGTTCGTGGCCCTGAACTGGACTATCTACCGACGATGCCGACGGACTATCGGCCGAAAATTGGCTTGATTGGTGCCGGAGGGATCAGCGAATATCATCTCCGTGCCTACCAAGTTATGGGCTTGGACGTCGTTGCGATTTGCGACCTGGACGAATCCCGGGCGATTGCTCGACGCGATGCGTTCTATCCAGACGCAATGGTGACTGATGATTATCGTCGTGTTTTGGCGATCGATGAAATTGAAGTCGTCGACATAACAACGCATCCGATCGAACGTGTCCCGATTCTGGATGCTGCTTTAAAAGCCAGGAAGCACGTTCTCAGTCAGAAGCCGTTTGTCGAAGATCTCGACGATGGAGAGCGTTTGGTCGAGTTAGCCGAGCAGCAGGGAGTTAAATTAGCGGTCAATCAGAATGGGCGTTGGGCGCCGCATTTTCGTTACTTGACGTTAGCGGTTCGGCATGGCGTGGTGGGAACGGTCTCGTCAATCGACTTCGCGATGCAGTGGGATCATACCTGGACCGCCGGGACGACGTTTGAGGAAATACACCATCTGTTACTCTACGATTTCGCCATTCACTGGTTCGACATTGCGACGGTCCTGATGGAAGGACAAGAACCCGAACGTATCTTTGCAACGGTCAGGCACGCCGATTACCAGCAAGTCAAACCTCCTTTCTTGGCACAAGCCGTTGTCGACTTTCCTACGGCCCAAGTCCATCTCGGTCTTAATGCTCACGTTGTTTGGGGGCAGGAAGATCAGACCACCATCGTTGGGCAAGCAGGGACCCTGCGAGCGACAGGTCCAAGCTTGAATGAGCAGCGCGTGCAACTTTGGACAGAAGCGGGGTACTCCCCGATTCAGTTGGCAGGTTGCTGGTTCGAAAATGGTTTTCAGGGCACCATGGGTGAGTTGCTGTTGGCGATCGAGCAAGATCGTGAGCCTGAAAATTCGGCACGGTCGGTACTCAAAAGCTTGGAACTTTGCTTTGCTGCTTTGGCGAGTGCAGATCGGGGTGAGGCGGTGCGACCCGGAGAGGTACGCTGCATCTGA
- a CDS encoding Flp family type IVb pilin translates to MIRKLLNLCRDEDAATAVEYAVLLALILMAIIAAIGVVGGETGGLWGGIDSKLEDNGFGN, encoded by the coding sequence ATGATTCGCAAGCTCCTAAACCTTTGTCGCGATGAAGATGCTGCGACGGCGGTCGAGTATGCTGTGTTACTGGCCCTCATTTTGATGGCTATCATTGCGGCAATCGGCGTCGTAGGCGGAGAGACGGGCGGTCTTTGGGGTGGAATTGACTCCAAACTCGAAGACAACGGCTTCGGTAACTAA
- a CDS encoding transcriptional repressor: protein MTQFSLGTVQVALSPMERFEEYLQSKGKRFTQQRRSLMEHVFKRHEHFDAEDLIDELSRISTPQRVSRPTVYRTLRELVDAGLLRQMTLGGRAVYEHDYGYPQHDHLLCQKCNKLIEFRSEEFKELRERVAREHGFRVTGHRLIISGICQECGRQRRRKRPQDLI, encoded by the coding sequence ATGACGCAGTTTTCACTCGGTACCGTTCAGGTTGCCCTATCGCCGATGGAACGTTTTGAAGAATACCTTCAAAGCAAAGGCAAGCGGTTTACACAACAGCGACGAAGCTTGATGGAGCACGTATTTAAGCGACACGAGCATTTCGACGCGGAAGATCTGATTGATGAATTGTCACGGATCTCAACCCCACAACGTGTCAGCCGGCCGACCGTTTATCGAACGCTTCGCGAGTTGGTCGACGCTGGCCTCCTTCGGCAAATGACACTTGGTGGGCGAGCCGTCTACGAACACGACTACGGCTACCCACAGCACGACCACCTCCTCTGTCAAAAGTGCAACAAGCTGATCGAATTTCGCAGCGAAGAATTCAAGGAACTTCGCGAACGAGTGGCTCGCGAGCACGGATTTCGAGTGACCGGGCACCGTCTGATCATTTCGGGGATTTGCCAGGAATGTGGCCGCCAACGTCGTCGCAAGCGGCCTCAGGACCTGATCTAG
- a CDS encoding flagellar biosynthesis anti-sigma factor FlgM, whose product MEINGPGHIDGPQSIKAPHRARAIEPQATADDVQNIDQVDISAEADMVSQVHSVADIRADRVTEIRAEIAAGSYETDEKLDLAVGKLLDEIG is encoded by the coding sequence ATGGAAATTAACGGCCCCGGTCATATTGATGGCCCACAATCGATCAAAGCGCCTCATCGGGCGAGAGCGATCGAGCCGCAAGCCACTGCTGATGATGTTCAGAATATCGACCAAGTCGATATTTCGGCAGAGGCTGATATGGTAAGCCAAGTCCACAGCGTGGCGGATATCCGTGCCGACCGAGTCACGGAAATTCGAGCGGAAATCGCGGCAGGAAGCTACGAAACCGATGAAAAACTGGATTTAGCCGTCGGAAAACTTCTCGACGAAATTGGCTAA